The following are from one region of the Rosistilla carotiformis genome:
- a CDS encoding LysR family transcriptional regulator: protein MQIRALRVFCDIASQRSFSRAAAAHGMTQSAASQIVHHLEQDLSVQLIDRSKRPLVLTPAGQLYFEGLQRILYDFQTLEQEVRSFGKRLAGHVEVASIYSVGLSYMPSAKSEFAKRHPDVDLHVEFVIPERVHESVMEGTADLGLISYPKSTRTLNCVTWQREPMKLICAPDHPFASRREVCLADLNGQLMLGFDSSLKVQREIVAYLTRNGIRPKFDTGFDNIDSLIRAIQLNSGIGILPEPAIRREVANDSLRVIQCPDLEITRPLGIIWRRGARLGPAALEFGALLLGRPLKPDESSSELRRRADAELKQLAASAAT from the coding sequence ATGCAGATCCGAGCACTCCGAGTATTTTGTGACATCGCCAGCCAACGCAGCTTTTCGCGTGCGGCTGCGGCTCACGGCATGACTCAAAGCGCTGCCAGTCAGATCGTCCACCATCTGGAACAGGACCTGTCTGTTCAATTGATCGATCGATCCAAGCGTCCGCTGGTTCTCACTCCCGCCGGGCAGCTCTATTTCGAAGGTTTGCAACGCATCCTCTACGATTTCCAAACACTCGAACAGGAAGTTCGTTCGTTTGGGAAACGGCTAGCCGGACACGTCGAGGTCGCTTCGATCTACTCCGTCGGGCTCAGCTACATGCCCTCGGCCAAGTCGGAATTTGCCAAACGGCATCCCGATGTCGATTTGCATGTCGAATTTGTGATTCCCGAACGGGTTCACGAATCGGTGATGGAAGGGACGGCCGACCTCGGGTTGATCTCCTATCCCAAGAGCACGCGAACATTAAATTGCGTGACCTGGCAGCGCGAACCGATGAAGCTTATCTGTGCGCCGGACCATCCCTTTGCCAGTCGTCGCGAGGTCTGCTTGGCAGACCTCAACGGCCAGCTGATGCTGGGGTTCGATTCGTCGCTGAAGGTCCAACGCGAAATCGTCGCTTACTTGACGCGAAACGGCATCCGCCCCAAGTTCGATACCGGTTTCGATAACATCGATTCCTTGATTCGCGCCATTCAACTCAACAGCGGTATCGGCATCCTTCCCGAGCCCGCGATCCGACGCGAGGTCGCCAACGATTCACTACGTGTGATTCAATGCCCCGACCTCGAAATCACTCGTCCACTTGGCATCATCTGGCGTCGTGGAGCCCGTCTTGGGCCGGCGGCGTTGGAATTTGGTGCATTGCTGTTGGGACGTCCGTTAAAACCGGACGAATCGAGTTCTGAACTTCGCCGCCGTGCCGACGCTGAATTGAAACAGCTGGCCGC